Proteins encoded together in one Osmerus eperlanus chromosome 20, fOsmEpe2.1, whole genome shotgun sequence window:
- the LOC134041026 gene encoding germ cell-specific gene 1-like protein — MLDNMSRRNRTLLSLSLTSLALALSVLAFCTSYWCEGTHKVVKPLCLSPVKMKNCGQNNSQPYTTESPTADPTKPMSNVTLSPLQKEEQARLRKKQMANAVHYIWETGEDKYMLRYFHTGFWHSCEKHNEEEKCRSFIELTPGETQGVLWLSVISEFTYIGLLAMGFLLMWMEVLCLCARKEMHALKINAYAAMCTVLSGLMGMVAHMMYTTVFQMTVSIGPKDWRPQTWDYGWSFAMAWLSFSCCMAAAVATLNSYTKTLIEMKHRARVRLEEARAASHAPSYDEVIQAGGVYSVSRLLQHCHQGALMDPLWPRREGPAVGPAAGGVDSHDMVLVGGCGTEGCEDCEREMDEMEDALEREDSLC; from the exons ATGCTTGACAACATGTCCAGACGCAACCGCACCCTGCTTTCGCTGTCTCTCACCTCATTGGCTCTGGCCTTGTCTGTTTTGGCCTTCTGCACCTCCTATTGGTGCGAGGGCACCCACAAGGTGGTCAAGCCCCTCTGCCTTTCCCCAGTCAAGATGAAGAACTGCGGACAGAACAACAGCCAACCATACACTACAG agaGCCCGACCGCGGACCCCACGAAGCCCATGTCCAACGTGACTCTGTCGCCGCTGCAGAAGGAGGAGCAAGCACGCCTGAGGAAGAAGCAGATGGCCAACGCCGTCCACTACATCTGGGAGACTGGCGAGGACAAGTACATGCTGCGATACTTCCACACGGGCTTCTGGCACTCCTGCGAAAAGCACAATGAAG AGGAGAAGTGCCGTAGCTTCATAGAGCTGACTCCAGGAGAAACACAAG GCGTGCTGTGGCTCTCAGTGATATCAGAGTTCACGTACATTGGCCTGCTGGCAATGGGCTTCTTGCTCATGTGGATGGAGGTCCTGTGTCTCTGCGCCCGCAAGGAGATGCACGCCCTCAAGATCAACGCCTACGCCGCCATGTGCACCGTCCTCTcag gacTCATGGGGATGGTGGCCCATATGATGTACACCACTGTGTTTCAGATGACGGTCAGCATCGGCCCTAAAGACTGGCGGCCACAGACTTGGGACTACGGCTGGTCCTTCGC CATGGCGTGGCTCTCCTTCAGCTGCTGCATGGCTGCTGCCGTGGCAACCCTCAACTCCTACACCAAGACATTGATCGAGATGAAGCACCGGGCTCGCGTGCGATTGGAGGAGGCCCGCGCCGCCAGCCACGCGCCCTCGTATGACGAGGTGATCCAGGCCGGTGGTGTGTACTCAGTCAGCCGCCTCCTCCAGcactgccaccagggggcgctcATGGACCCCCTGTGGCCCCGGAGGGAGGGCCCAGCGGTGGGGCCAGCAGCAGGGGGGGTGGACTCCCACGACATGGTGCTGGTGGGGGGCTGCGGGACGGAGGGTTGTGaagactgtgagagagagatggacgagATGGAGGatgccctggagagggaggactCACTGTGCTGA
- the epn1b gene encoding epsin-1 isoform X1 — protein MTSSMLRRQLKNLVQNFSEAEVKVREATSNDPWGPSSSQMADISDLTYNVVACNEIMTMLWKRLKDDKNWRHVHKSLTLLEYLLKTGSDRVLLKLTDNVYIVKALTEFRFTDKDGKDQGVNVREKAKVVLALMEDEEKLKEERESALKTREKTSKNAAASSTDPIQDPNYKPVYVPGASGLPSLDNIPSVADLAASFAAKKEAQRKAEFEKKEAERRGKMTEDELQWEDAAKEEKPKAAEAWGGQSEEEKPESKDPWGAPSKEPTESPDLWGAPSEPASEDAWGAPSKPTSEDAWGAPSNAKADGPDPFAAPKDDSYPFTALKDDSDPFSAPKDDPFSTPKDGPDPFSSRKDGSDPFSAPKDDPFSAPVQKNGLDPFSAPKDDPFSAPAPKNGSDPFSTPKDDPFSAPVQKDGSDPFTASKDDPYTAPSKAPKDSGADPFAAPPSPPKNETDPFAAPSSPPTADAWGAPADASDLWGVQSEPLPEKKADPWDASPTADLFGDNSKPDDDPWGAPAVPPSGDTWGSAAPPAETSPSDDPWGDGGTTTTNAAASDPWGTPINGTDGVVLEEEPNKPESFLGAGASLVDMDSLLSSKPKPKQPPLNALASQKSTEGALRGPGMAGPMGRTISITGVSPTTFPLQSPPSPFGSTPEFYGIKPGPCFEPPNPMLRPTFSQLMPHPFGVPQPNLPMPPMGPQMAPTYFGAGVVQPSQVGGVPQVGHLGASTPPVGGGVPLQPHLVFGSGLSQPTQNNSNHFLF, from the exons TGGTGGCCTGCAACGAAATCATGACCATGCTGTGGAAACGCCTCAAAGACGACAAGAACTGGAGACACGTCCATAAG TCCCTGACTCTGCTGGAGTACTTGCTGAAGACGGGCTCGGACCGCGTGCTGCTGAAGTTGACAGACAACGTCTACATTGTAAAAGCCCTCACTGAGTTCCGATTCACAGACAAGGACGGGAAAGACCAG GGTGTGAATGTGAGGGAGAAGGCCAAGGTGGTGCTGGCTCTGATGGAGGATGAAGAGAAgttgaaggaagagagggaatctGCGCTCAAGACCAGAGAGAAGACCTCAAAGAACGCAGCGG CCTCGTCGACCGATCCAATACAGGACCCCAACTACAAGCCTGTGTACGTCCCCGGGGCGTCTGGCCTGCCCTCTTTGGACAACATTCCGTCGGTGGCCGACCTTGCCGCCAGCTTTGCCGCCAAGAAAGAGGCGCAGCGAAAAGCGGAGTTTGAGAAGAAGGAGGCGGAACGCAGG GGCAAGATGACTGAGGACGAGCTGCAGTGGGAGGATGCAGCCAAGGAAGAGAAGCCCAAGGCAGCAGAGGCCTGGGGAGGGCAGTCTGAAGAGGAGAAGCCGGAGAGCAAAGACCCTTGGGGAGCTCCGAGCAAAGAGCCTACGGAGAGTCCCGATCTGTGGGGCGCACCATCTGAACCAGCCTCTGAGGACGCCTGGGGTGCACCTTCCAAACCAACTTCGGAAGATGCCTGGGGAGCACCATCCAACGCCAAAGCTGATGGTCCTGATCCGTTTGCAGCGCCGAAAGATGATTCATATCCATTTACAGCGCTGAAAGATGATTCGGATCCCTTTTCAGCCCCTAAAGATGACCCATTTTCAACACCAAAAGATGGTCCAGATCCTTTCTCTTCACGAAAAGATGGTTCAGATCCCTTTTCAGCTCCAAAAGATGACCCGTTCTCTGCGCCAGTACAGAAAAATGGTTTGGATCCCTTTTCAGCTCCAAAAGATGACCCCTTTTCAGCACCAGCACCGAAAAATGGTTCAGATCCCTTCTCAACCCCGAAAGACGATCCCTTTTCAGCACCCGTGCAAAAAGACGGGTCGGATCCCTTTACAGCATCTAAAGACGATCCATATACTGCTCCGTCCAAAGCTCCTAAAGACAGCGGTGCAGATCCCTTCGCAGCACCACCCAGCCCGCCCAAAAATGAGACCGATCCATTTGCAGCCCCGTCCAGTCCTCCGACCGCCGATGCGTGGGGCGCGCCCGCCGATGCCTCCGACCTCTGGGGGGTTCAGTCTGAGCCTCTGCCAGAGAAGAAGGCTGATCCTTGGGATGCTTCCCCCACTGCCGACCTCTTCGGAGATAACTCAAAGCCAGATGATGACCCTTGGGGAGCTCCAG CCGTGCCTCCCAGTGGTGACACGTGGGGCTCAGCAGCGCCCCCTGCAGAGACATCCCCCTCAGACGACCCCTGGGGAGACGGGGGGACCACCACCACAAACGCTGCCGCCTCAGACCCATGGGGGACGCCTATTAATGGCACAG ATGGAGTAGTGTTGGAGGAGGAGCCTAACAAGCCTGAGTCGTTCCTCGGAGCAGGGGCGTCGCTGGTGGACAtggactctctcctctcctccaaacCCAAACCCAAACAGCCCCCTCTGAATGCCCTCGCCTCGCAGAAATCAACAGAGG GCGCTTTACGAGGCCCAGGCATGGCTGGTCCCATGGGCAGAACCATATCCATTACAGGGGTGTCTCCTACTACATTCCCCCTACAATCACCTCCCAGCCCTTTTGGTTCTACCCCTGAGTTTTATGGTATTAAACCTGGTCCCTGTTTTGAACCACCCAATCCCATGCTGAGGCCTACCTTCTCTCAGCTAATGCCCCACCCCTTTGGAGTTCCCCAACCTAACCTCCCTATGCCCCCCATGGGACCTCAGATGGCTCCCACCTACTTTGGAGCCGGAGTGGTACAGCCCAGTCAGGTTGGGGGGGTTCCTCAGGTTGGACACTTGGGAGCTTCCACTCCTCCAGTAGGAGGGGGAGTTCCTTTGCAGCCCCACCTGGTTTTTGGCTCAGGGTTGAGTCAACCTACTCAAAATAATAGcaaccacttcctgttttga
- the epn1b gene encoding epsin-1 isoform X2 → MTSSMLRRQLKNLVQNFSEAEVKVREATSNDPWGPSSSQMADISDLTYNVVACNEIMTMLWKRLKDDKNWRHVHKSLTLLEYLLKTGSDRVLLKLTDNVYIVKALTEFRFTDKDGKDQGVNVREKAKVVLALMEDEEKLKEERESALKTREKTSKNAAASSTDPIQDPNYKPVYVPGASGLPSLDNIPSVADLAASFAAKKEAQRKAEFEKKEAERRGKMTEDELQWEDAAKEEKPKAAEAWGGQSEEEKPESKDPWGAPSKEPTESPDLWGAPSEPASEDAWGAPSKPTSEDAWGAPSNAKADGPDPFAAPKDDSYPFTALKDDSDPFSAPKDDPFSTPKDGPDPFSSRKDGSDPFSAPKDDPFSAPVQKNGLDPFSAPKDDPFSAPAPKNGSDPFSTPKDDPFSAPVQKDGSDPFTASKDDPYTAPSKAPKDSGADPFAAPPSPPKNETDPFAAPSSPPTADAWGAPADASDLWGVQSEPLPEKKADPWDASPTADLFGDNSKPDDDPWGAPAVPPSGDTWGSAAPPAETSPSDDPWGDGGTTTTNAAASDPWGTPINGTDGVVLEEEPNKPESFLGAGASLVDMDSLLSSKPKPKQPPLNALASQKSTEGKEG, encoded by the exons TGGTGGCCTGCAACGAAATCATGACCATGCTGTGGAAACGCCTCAAAGACGACAAGAACTGGAGACACGTCCATAAG TCCCTGACTCTGCTGGAGTACTTGCTGAAGACGGGCTCGGACCGCGTGCTGCTGAAGTTGACAGACAACGTCTACATTGTAAAAGCCCTCACTGAGTTCCGATTCACAGACAAGGACGGGAAAGACCAG GGTGTGAATGTGAGGGAGAAGGCCAAGGTGGTGCTGGCTCTGATGGAGGATGAAGAGAAgttgaaggaagagagggaatctGCGCTCAAGACCAGAGAGAAGACCTCAAAGAACGCAGCGG CCTCGTCGACCGATCCAATACAGGACCCCAACTACAAGCCTGTGTACGTCCCCGGGGCGTCTGGCCTGCCCTCTTTGGACAACATTCCGTCGGTGGCCGACCTTGCCGCCAGCTTTGCCGCCAAGAAAGAGGCGCAGCGAAAAGCGGAGTTTGAGAAGAAGGAGGCGGAACGCAGG GGCAAGATGACTGAGGACGAGCTGCAGTGGGAGGATGCAGCCAAGGAAGAGAAGCCCAAGGCAGCAGAGGCCTGGGGAGGGCAGTCTGAAGAGGAGAAGCCGGAGAGCAAAGACCCTTGGGGAGCTCCGAGCAAAGAGCCTACGGAGAGTCCCGATCTGTGGGGCGCACCATCTGAACCAGCCTCTGAGGACGCCTGGGGTGCACCTTCCAAACCAACTTCGGAAGATGCCTGGGGAGCACCATCCAACGCCAAAGCTGATGGTCCTGATCCGTTTGCAGCGCCGAAAGATGATTCATATCCATTTACAGCGCTGAAAGATGATTCGGATCCCTTTTCAGCCCCTAAAGATGACCCATTTTCAACACCAAAAGATGGTCCAGATCCTTTCTCTTCACGAAAAGATGGTTCAGATCCCTTTTCAGCTCCAAAAGATGACCCGTTCTCTGCGCCAGTACAGAAAAATGGTTTGGATCCCTTTTCAGCTCCAAAAGATGACCCCTTTTCAGCACCAGCACCGAAAAATGGTTCAGATCCCTTCTCAACCCCGAAAGACGATCCCTTTTCAGCACCCGTGCAAAAAGACGGGTCGGATCCCTTTACAGCATCTAAAGACGATCCATATACTGCTCCGTCCAAAGCTCCTAAAGACAGCGGTGCAGATCCCTTCGCAGCACCACCCAGCCCGCCCAAAAATGAGACCGATCCATTTGCAGCCCCGTCCAGTCCTCCGACCGCCGATGCGTGGGGCGCGCCCGCCGATGCCTCCGACCTCTGGGGGGTTCAGTCTGAGCCTCTGCCAGAGAAGAAGGCTGATCCTTGGGATGCTTCCCCCACTGCCGACCTCTTCGGAGATAACTCAAAGCCAGATGATGACCCTTGGGGAGCTCCAG CCGTGCCTCCCAGTGGTGACACGTGGGGCTCAGCAGCGCCCCCTGCAGAGACATCCCCCTCAGACGACCCCTGGGGAGACGGGGGGACCACCACCACAAACGCTGCCGCCTCAGACCCATGGGGGACGCCTATTAATGGCACAG ATGGAGTAGTGTTGGAGGAGGAGCCTAACAAGCCTGAGTCGTTCCTCGGAGCAGGGGCGTCGCTGGTGGACAtggactctctcctctcctccaaacCCAAACCCAAACAGCCCCCTCTGAATGCCCTCGCCTCGCAGAAATCAACAGAGGGTAAGGAGGgctag
- the epn1b gene encoding epsin-1 isoform X3, which yields MTSSMLRRQLKNLVQNFSEAEVKVREATSNDPWGPSSSQMADISDLTYNVVACNEIMTMLWKRLKDDKNWRHVHKSLTLLEYLLKTGSDRVLLKLTDNVYIVKALTEFRFTDKDGKDQGVNVREKAKVVLALMEDEEKLKEERESALKTREKTSKNAAASSTDPIQDPNYKPVYVPGASGLPSLDNIPSVADLAASFAAKKEAQRKAEFEKKEAERRGKMTEDELQWEDAAKEEKPKAAEAWGGQSEEEKPESKDPWGAPSKEPTESPDLWGAPSEPASEDAWGAPSKPTSEDAWGAPSNAKADGPDPFAAPKDDSYPFTALKDDSDPFSAPKDDPFSTPKDGPDPFSSRKDGSDPFSAPKDDPFSAPVQKNGLDPFSAPKDDPFSAPAPKNGSDPFSTPKDDPFSAPVQKDGSDPFTASKDDPYTAPSKAPKDSGADPFAAPPSPPKNETDPFAAPSSPPTADAWGAPADASDLWGVQSEPLPEKKADPWDASPTADLFGDNSKPDDDPWGAPAVPPSGDTWGSAAPPAETSPSDDPWGDGGTTTTNAAASDPWGTPINGTD from the exons TGGTGGCCTGCAACGAAATCATGACCATGCTGTGGAAACGCCTCAAAGACGACAAGAACTGGAGACACGTCCATAAG TCCCTGACTCTGCTGGAGTACTTGCTGAAGACGGGCTCGGACCGCGTGCTGCTGAAGTTGACAGACAACGTCTACATTGTAAAAGCCCTCACTGAGTTCCGATTCACAGACAAGGACGGGAAAGACCAG GGTGTGAATGTGAGGGAGAAGGCCAAGGTGGTGCTGGCTCTGATGGAGGATGAAGAGAAgttgaaggaagagagggaatctGCGCTCAAGACCAGAGAGAAGACCTCAAAGAACGCAGCGG CCTCGTCGACCGATCCAATACAGGACCCCAACTACAAGCCTGTGTACGTCCCCGGGGCGTCTGGCCTGCCCTCTTTGGACAACATTCCGTCGGTGGCCGACCTTGCCGCCAGCTTTGCCGCCAAGAAAGAGGCGCAGCGAAAAGCGGAGTTTGAGAAGAAGGAGGCGGAACGCAGG GGCAAGATGACTGAGGACGAGCTGCAGTGGGAGGATGCAGCCAAGGAAGAGAAGCCCAAGGCAGCAGAGGCCTGGGGAGGGCAGTCTGAAGAGGAGAAGCCGGAGAGCAAAGACCCTTGGGGAGCTCCGAGCAAAGAGCCTACGGAGAGTCCCGATCTGTGGGGCGCACCATCTGAACCAGCCTCTGAGGACGCCTGGGGTGCACCTTCCAAACCAACTTCGGAAGATGCCTGGGGAGCACCATCCAACGCCAAAGCTGATGGTCCTGATCCGTTTGCAGCGCCGAAAGATGATTCATATCCATTTACAGCGCTGAAAGATGATTCGGATCCCTTTTCAGCCCCTAAAGATGACCCATTTTCAACACCAAAAGATGGTCCAGATCCTTTCTCTTCACGAAAAGATGGTTCAGATCCCTTTTCAGCTCCAAAAGATGACCCGTTCTCTGCGCCAGTACAGAAAAATGGTTTGGATCCCTTTTCAGCTCCAAAAGATGACCCCTTTTCAGCACCAGCACCGAAAAATGGTTCAGATCCCTTCTCAACCCCGAAAGACGATCCCTTTTCAGCACCCGTGCAAAAAGACGGGTCGGATCCCTTTACAGCATCTAAAGACGATCCATATACTGCTCCGTCCAAAGCTCCTAAAGACAGCGGTGCAGATCCCTTCGCAGCACCACCCAGCCCGCCCAAAAATGAGACCGATCCATTTGCAGCCCCGTCCAGTCCTCCGACCGCCGATGCGTGGGGCGCGCCCGCCGATGCCTCCGACCTCTGGGGGGTTCAGTCTGAGCCTCTGCCAGAGAAGAAGGCTGATCCTTGGGATGCTTCCCCCACTGCCGACCTCTTCGGAGATAACTCAAAGCCAGATGATGACCCTTGGGGAGCTCCAG CCGTGCCTCCCAGTGGTGACACGTGGGGCTCAGCAGCGCCCCCTGCAGAGACATCCCCCTCAGACGACCCCTGGGGAGACGGGGGGACCACCACCACAAACGCTGCCGCCTCAGACCCATGGGGGACGCCTATTAATGGCACAG ACTAG